A DNA window from Brassica napus cultivar Da-Ae chromosome C1, Da-Ae, whole genome shotgun sequence contains the following coding sequences:
- the LOC125580075 gene encoding uncharacterized protein LOC125580075 yields the protein MMYSNLSKGYPTFTHCPAEDQEMWFRQFAQEFTWNPDHTNFIRDAFVHKVMDNYGKQIYEWKQKWLINQADENDGESVDDFVLMKTTHTNKHTGEIDDGVVRDVLNLIETQKEDEETRLSQLHTDLDTTSTASTNLSWIRINEIIESLKDKDDCIAALEQKMADQEAGWEATRKQNEQMVEMMKRMYPNEQFP from the exons ATGATGTACTCGAACCTCAGCAAGGgatatccgactttcactcactgcCCTGCCGAGGACCAGGagatgtggtttcgtcagtttgcg caagagttcacctGGAATCCCGATCACACGAACTTTATCCGTGATgccttcgtccataaagttatggacaactatgggaagcagatctacGAGTGGAAGCAGAAGTGGCTCATCAAccag gcggatgaaaatgatggcgagtCGGTTGATGATTTCGTCCTAATGAAGACGACGCATACCAACAAGCACACCGGGGagattgatgatggtgttgTGAGGGATGTGCTCAACCTGATCGAAACTCAGAAGGAAGATGAAGAGACCCGTCTATCTCAGCTTCATACCGACCTGGACAccacttcgacggcttcgactaACTTGTCCTggattcgaatcaacgaaatcatTGAATCG ttgaaggacaaagatgactGCATAGCTGCGTTGGAGCAAAAGATGGCGGATCAAGAGGCGGGATGGGAGGCAACGAGGAAGCAGAACGAGCAAAtggtggagatgatgaagaggatgtacccgaacgagcagTTCCCgtag